GGTATTTAAGCCCATAGAAGGTCCCTCAAGCTGTACTCACTTGCATGCAGTGAATAATGCAGCTGTTGTAAACAGTGGTTTTGAGAAATCAAGGTCCATTTGCTGTGCTTCGGGGAGGCTGGATTCGTACCTAAAAAACAATACTTGTATAACGCATTCTCCACAAATGAAGCCCTTGAGACTAATTTGTCACATGGCACTCAGCAGTTGAACAGGTCTCATATTGGATCACTTGGTCCTTTGTAACTTAGTCAAGCACAAACAGCTGTTACTGGCTGAGTAGagcaaaacagggaaaagaagggaGTGGGGATCACCTCCTCTATTTGAATTAAAGGTATTTCGAATTAGGGGTCAGAATCAAAGCGTGTCAGTGAAATCTGGTGTTCCCCATCTACACCTGCTTTTATCTCTACATTACATGTAAAAATTGTATTAAGATACTTTACATAAATCCATCCTACTATATGGGGTAGAATTATAGTTTCTTTAATAGTTATTTATTATAGTTCCTGTAATACCTATTTAAGCCTTCCTCTGTGCAATATATGGCAGATGACTTCTGGATGTTCAGCACTgtgaagaatttaattttttactgtCCACCTGTCCCCTGTCCACAGGCtatttgttttagtttgtaTTAAGCACCCAGAAGCATACACAGGTCTTTGTTCCCTGTTCTGCAACTCAGAATACTTTGAATCCCTGACAGTTTTTAAACACGCTAGCAGGGTAACAGCACTCCAGAGCTCTTCAGTGATTGCTCTTGTTAAAGTAGATGCTACAGAGAGCAAGGTTTTAGTTAAATCTGTTGAATCACCATTGAAGTGTTCTACCTAATGTTTTTAGATGTAATGTGTGTTTTAAGAGATTTGCTTCTCCAGAAAGGAGGATTTGTTTCTACTGAGCATTACTTCTAAACTCTGACATGATCATGTGGAAGTGTGATTCTGTGGATAATTACAACGACTAAATGTCTTATCTTTTTTACATTATTCTGAGTTGAAGAACTGGGACTCAGACAATGACTTACTAAGATTCACAAGCTAAGTCTTTCTAACACGTTTTTAGAAAGTGGCCTAGATAAGTGGCTAGATTGTCAGTGCTAAGAACTTACCTCACTGGACTCGTCAGTGGGAGATACCTGACCCCTGCAAACAAGCTCTTTACACATTTAACAAACAAAGACTCTTACTAGCAATTACTGGTGCGATCTTGAGAGCTTCCTCACCTCTGCAGTATTTTTGAAGCGGTATTTACTGCCTCCGTGCAGCAGAACTGCACCGCCAGGTCTCGTATTCCCAGTCTTGGGTTCACCTCTAGCAAACACTCCAAAGACTTGATGGAGTTCTGGTAGGTCGTCTTGTTCAAACCGGAGAGTTTAATAAAATAGCTCTTTCAAAGATAAAGACAAGCCCCAAGGATTAGCAGAAGACTGGCATCTTATCCAGACAACTGAAATAGGTTAGTAACCACACACTACTTTAAGGTGAAGTTCAATTGCTATATTAAACAATTTTGTGCAATGAGTGCTGTAAGTTTTCACTGCATACAGGCAGACTAACCAATGAGAAGGCCACATCTTCTAAGGCCGTATTATTTTTAGACCTTTTCACCCAAAATGAAGTTTGTCTTTTCTATGCAAGATGACATGACCCTTTTTTCACACGAAAAAACAAAGGTTAAAAACAAAGGTACCCAGGCTCTGGGCAACGTGAAGAGATGACCAATGCTCTCATGCTGCTCCTCGGGGGCCCAGATGCAGCCCAGTTCTCCTCCTCTGCGGACGGACACTGAGGAACACCTCTCGGACCTTACTTGTCAGCTCAGCGCCACTGAGCTGGGCCTGCAGATGGATGTTTACAGGCGTGGCTGCTGAACGCGGGCTGGATGGGGACTCCCGCACCCCGTGGGCGTTATGTTTGTCAGCACACGGGCTGGAACTCACGGCGAGGCGAGCGCGGGTCACCACGCGGTGtgcccgcggcgctgccccgcgCCTGGCACCTCAGGCAGGGCCCCGGTGGCAGCGCAGCCCGCGGGGGCACCGCGCCCACAGCCGGGGCTCGCTGAGCAGAGCCcggccgcgccccccgcccgtaCCTTGTCCAGCGGCCTCTTGGCGGCGCGGGCCGCCAGCTCCAGGCACATCACGGCGCTGCCCGTGGCCGTCGTCTGCGCCATCAGCCCCGGGCACCTCACCTGGGACAGCCGCAGGAACTCCTCGGCCTTCCTGCAACACACGGGGAGCCCTCCGTGACCGTGACCGTGACCGTGACCATAACGGCGACgacccccgccccggccccggccccggccccgcacctgACGACGCGGGGCTCGCCCAGGCCCGCCCTGGCCGCCAGCCGCCTCACGGCACCGCGCTCCATGCCCCCTGCCtcccgcgccgcgccgcgccgcgcctcACTGGCCGCTCCCCACGCCAATCACCTCGCCGCGAGCCAATGGGCTCGGAGCTGACCGCTTCCTCGGAGCGGGCCAATGGCTAAGCGGagaggggagcggcggggcggtCACGTGACGGCgcgcggcgctgcggggcggggctggcgggggcggCTCGTGGCGGCGCGGCCATGgtgaggggcggcggcggcggttgggcccggccggggggggccctgaggggggAGGaagcggccccggggctgcgggcgggagggggcggcccaggggcagggccgggggcaggACCGGGCCTGGGGCTGCGGCTGCGGCTCCGGCTCGGGAGCgccatcgggggggggggcggcggccggcgCCCGGTGCGGGGGGGCtgaagggagggggaggggaaggggaaggggaaggggggggcccCGGTAACGGCCGTCCCGAGCTGCCCCCTCCGCGCCGCCCCAGTGCCGGGGGGAGGCAGCTCCTGGTGGGCCCCTTGGGCCCAGCTGCCTGTGCGTgcgggggggcagcagccccgcggTGAGCCTGGGGGCCTCGGGGCGAGAAACGCCTCAGCCCTGGGTAACGgcgcggggggggtcccgctcTCTGTCAGGACTCGAGGCTGCCTCGTTCAGGGGGCTTCTGCGGTGCTTAACGCTCAGTAAAACCTTACACGGCGCTCGCTGCGCCAGGCAGCACGCTGGTTGCTGGTCACTCCGGCTGGGCTGTGCGCAGCGCGCACCGAGCCCCTTCTGAAGCAGGGGTTGCCCAGTGCCTGGGCTTCTGGGGCAGGTTCGCATTTGGGAGGTTGTGTCTGCTGGAATGGGTTAGTGCTGTGTCCTGCAGAGGCGTGTGTGGGGTGGTGAAACCCGGCATGTGGCTAGAAAAATGAATTGGGATGTTTAATTGGCGGTGGAAGTGCTGCGTCCACCCACACTGTGGTCCCTGTCCCCCATGTCAGTGCCCGTGGTAGCTCAGAGGTGGCCCAGCTTTCTTCTGCTTGTCATTTCCGTGGGAAATGGCCTCAGACTCGCCTGCTCTAATGTCCTCTTTCTGATAATAGCTGATAGCAGGTgactcaggaaaagaaaacccaagCTTCCAGCTATTAAATGTGGGTTAATCCCCTCTACCAGACTAGGTTCCATTGCCATTTCCAGTGGCCAGGCTTCATTTAAGCCTTAAAGCAGTGTTTAAGTACCCTAAACTAGACTTGGATTTCTTAGACGTTTATTGATCGTTCTCTAAATAAAAAGCCCACAGCCCCTTGATTCTTGTTAATGTCTCCTGGCTTCCTGTGGCAGCAAATGCCAgcttaaacatgaaaaatgtttccttctctttggcTCATCCGTGTGCACTGTTGTGTGACTTAACAGAAGTTCTGGGGTTGCCTTCTGTGTTGCAGGGTTTTGCTTCCAATATGGTACAAAATGCTTAGGCATTTTTTTGGTAATATCAAGCCACCCCGTGATATTTGCAGTGATGTGTTGTGTGCGCTCAGGCTCCATCAGTAGGATGGCGATTGTCCTGATCTTCCTCTGTTGTGGGTAACACTCATGTTAAATGTCTTGATAGTGACTGGGTGGCAGTCCTAATAAAACTGGGAGGAGACAGAGAAACGTGGGTAAGTCTTGTTCGATGAGGTACTAACCACAAGCACTTGagtgaacagaaggaaaagtcatATATGGAATAGGCTGGAAGTACATCTAAATCAAAGTGCTTAATCACTTGGACAGTAGATGAAAATGCACTTTAGAACAGAAGTGAAATCTTCTGCTCTGTTATGTATACTCTCCATTCAGCTTAAGATACCTATTTTGCCAGAATACAGACTGCTTGTGAGATTCCACAAGCTTGCCTTGAATCCCGTGTATTTTAGTTGTAGATAATTCTGTTAAATACAGTGATTTACTGATAGAAGTGAAACAAGCATCTTGTCAACACAATGACCCAAAATGATAGTCATCTCCAAAGTGTTGCAAGtctgaaatataaaacaaactaTGAATGGATGTCTTCCTGGGGAGATGGGTGTTAGAAACCAAGTAAATCCTACACAGTAGGTGTAATGTTAACTGTGTGTGTTCAAGAGTTGTTATTACAAGGTTGGGCATGGTTGAGAACAACACTTGCAGTATGTTTCATTAATTATCCTCAAGATTGCTGCCTGGCTGATCAAGGTGTGTGCGTGGGGGTAATACCAGTTAAATTCTTCCAAGCTAGTTTGGGgcttaaaaacaatttattttttttttccccaaggcaACTTACTGTTTGCTAGCATCAAACTGGCAGAAAGCAGCCTTAAggcttctcaaaaaaaaagcacatcattaaaaaaacaaccaaacaaaaaactccaACACAAACAATACCGAATCTCTGTGTGAATTAAGCTGCTGTGTTGTGACTTCCTTACTGTGGCTGCGATAAGGTGCAGCAGTACGAtctttggattaaaaaaaagaaagctacagTT
The Anser cygnoides isolate HZ-2024a breed goose chromosome 12, Taihu_goose_T2T_genome, whole genome shotgun sequence genome window above contains:
- the ORC6 gene encoding origin recognition complex subunit 6 yields the protein MERGAVRRLAARAGLGEPRVVRKAEEFLRLSQVRCPGLMAQTTATGSAVMCLELAARAAKRPLDKSYFIKLSGLNKTTYQNSIKSLECLLEVNPRLGIRDLAVQFCCTEAVNTASKILQRYESSLPEAQQMDLDFSKPLFTTAALFTACKCLKLKVDKTKILATSGVKKAIFDRLCNQMEKISQQLSTDDVPLAAETSESLQTDPEHCEKEDRSDDDDDEVPCKQPKTETKQDYEEWKKRILENAAKAQQTNRGTGSVPPCNITAACS